Proteins from one Tetrapisispora phaffii CBS 4417 chromosome 8, complete genome genomic window:
- the HFI1 gene encoding Hfi1p (similar to Saccharomyces cerevisiae HFI1 (YPL254W); ancestral locus Anc_6.290): MSIVKPGPTVMNTDLLESSQTMTMKNGETRPYSVSDPNNRSVAVINTPLKINNDASPMVSTAKVNMQLNKRVDLESLIEQYTNILGRESWARYAQIITLFMLGKLSRKELSNEIDLLFVPPNVPNTTPALHKNVRKTLIRLHNQIMLSVLSNALRDSPLGVNAEGSWGFGKSGSQMSKKRVNKHNSQIETYKKIVMSLPPIDRQRLRAITKESGKRGFVLCSVLQARLDTIPKIPIVTNQESVKFVKENNFKTPTEWSQDVMNGFSAPLAIDTHSLPDTDSLYLRMLGISREHGLVGAVDANSVDILSLALDQYLKNVIESVIDTVKYSKKNTTEFYDLDETSRYQPIAPLGPSEQLEDQNEGQTISLTNEDMYTAFNVYPYLVQSESTKLTVSSLDLLNDDELVITKSSIDDLVDFLDEKPSFTPTDENNIGSREELNWLIKDILTDR; the protein is encoded by the coding sequence ATGTCTATTGTGAAACCTGGGCCAACGGTGATGAACACTGATCTACTGGAGTCTAGTCAAACAATGACGATGAAAAATGGCGAAACAAGACCGTATTCCGTTAGCGACCCTAACAATAGATCAGTTGCTGTTATTAATACACCCcttaaaatcaataatgATGCATCCCCCATGGTGAGTACAGCTAAAGTTAATAtgcaattgaataaaaGAGTTGATTTAGAGTCATTAATAGAACAATATACAAACATATTAGGGAGAGAAAGTTGGGCAAGATATGCGCAGATTATCACTTTGTTTATGTTAGGTAAACTTTCTCGCAAAGAACTGTCTAACGAAATAGATTTATTGTTTGTACCACCAAACGTTCCAAATACAACACCAGCATTACATAAAAACGTACGAAAAACTTTAATACGGCTTCATAATCAAATCATGTTATCAGTTCTATCAAATGCATTACGTGATTCACCTTTAGGGGTTAATGCAGAGGGATCGTGGGGCTTTGGTAAAAGTGGCTCTCAAATGAGTAAAAAAAGGGTCAATAAGCATAATTCTCAAATTGAAacttataaaaaaattgttatGTCATTACCACCTATAGATAGACAAAGATTAAGGGCAATCACTAAGGAATCTGGTAAACGTGGTTTTGTTTTGTGCTCTGTCTTACAAGCACGTTTGGATACTATTCCTAAAATTCCAATTGTTACAAATCAAGAATCAGTGAAATTTGTTAAGGAAAATAACTTTAAGACGCCAACAGAATGGAGTCAAGATGTAATGAATGGCTTTAGCGCTCCGTTGGCTATTGACACGCATTCCTTGCCTGATACTGATAGTCTTTATCTTCGAATGTTGGGTATTTCTAGAGAGCATGGTTTAGTTGGTGCTGTTGATGCAAATTCTGTTGACATTTTATCCCTTGCATTGgatcaatatttgaaaaatgtaatTGAATCAGTTATTGACACCGTCAAGTAtagcaaaaaaaatactaCGGAATTTTATGATCTAGACGAAACTAGTAGATACCAACCAATAGCACCTCTTGGCCCATCTGAACAGCTAGAAGACCAAAATGAAGGTCAAACAATTTCTTTAACTAATGAAGATATGTATACTGCATTCAATGTATATCCATATCTTGTTCAGTCCGAAAGCACGAAACTGACAGTATCTTCGTTGGATCTActaaatgatgatgaattagTGATAACTAAAAGTAGTATTGATGATCTTGTTGATTTTCTGGACGAGAAACCTTCATTTACGCCTACcgatgaaaataatattggtTCACGTGAAGAATTGAATTGGTTAatcaaagatattttaacaGACCGATAG